Proteins encoded within one genomic window of Anopheles gambiae chromosome 3, idAnoGambNW_F1_1, whole genome shotgun sequence:
- the LOC4578202 gene encoding uncharacterized protein LOC4578202 isoform X1, translating into MSGPRSNLWSFFTRDPTGKTAKCALCNQLMSVEKSTYSNLRRHILRKHPSRRHEVAPRQKTLHNAMWKHFSKEPEKRAKCRHCGTVLTYKYTTSSLGRHMQNKHVKILLEEQQSSAAQFEEEYEEVYEEEGEEEEPGVFPVHSDEERSQYAAGGCVSGNESDGEMECGGGLIELQPVKNDGLTEPIKLEIVDLNPEPTSNDDPDHELIEGSIHHHHHHQSSRVWGFLGCAKWVISSSLIVLTLIVQITQYDEEAAMMHHHHHHHELGQEDDLSEVIEETVIGQIMGPEGTAHPGPADPTATEDEERKASAGCLISSSMKHINTKVATFAVHTALEMESLAAQQRIIAQKLVSDILFNAKLDNLDENSLVIVRVGTFERE; encoded by the exons ATGTCCGGTCCACGTTCCAACCTGTGGTCCTTCTTTACCAGAGACCCAACGGGGAAAACAGCCAAATGCGCCCTCTGCAATCAGCTAATGTCGGTGGAAAAGTCAACGTACTCCAATCTGCGCAGGCACATCCTGAGGAAGCATCCTTCCAGACGCCATGAAGTCGCACCACGT CAAAAGACACTACACAATGCAATGTGGAAACACTTCAGCAAGGAGCCCGAAAAGCGGGCCAAATGCCGGCACTGCGGTACGGTGCTCACGTACAAGTACACGACGTCCAGCCTGGGCCGGCacatgcaaaacaaacacgtcAAGATACTGCTGGAGGAGCAGCAAAGCAGCGCGGCCCAGTTCGAGGAGGAGTACGAGGAGGTGTAcgaggaggagggggaggaggaggagccgGGGGTGTTTCCGGTGCATAGCGACGAAGAGCGTAGCCAGTACGCTGCGGGTGGTTGCGTGTCGGGCAACGAGTCGGACGGGGAAATGGAGTGTGGCGGTGGGTTGATTGAACTGCAGCCGGTGAAAAACGATGGACTAACGGAACCGATCAAGCTGGAG ATCGTTGACCTAAATCCGGAACCAACCTCGAATGACGATCCGGATCATGAACTGATCGAGGGCAGCatacaccatcaccaccatcaccagtcAAGCCGGGTATGGGGCTTTTTGGGATGCGCAAAATGGGTCATTTCAAGCTCATTAATTGTACTTACATTAATTGTTCAGATAACCCAGTACGATGAAGAAGCGGCCAtgatgcaccaccaccaccaccaccacgagctCGGACAGGAGGACGACCTGTCGGAGGTAATAGAAGAGACGGTGATAGGACAGATCATGGGCCCGGAGGGCACGGCACACCCCGGCCCGGCCGACCCAACCGCAACGGAGGATGAAGAGCGGAAAGCTAGTGCCGGTTGCCTGATAAGCTCCAGCATGAAACATATTAACACCAAAGTGGCCACTTTCGCCGTCCATACAGCGCTCGAGATGGAAAGCCTGGCGGCGCAGCAGCGAATAATAGCGCAAAAGCTTGTATCGGACATACTGTTCAATGCAAAGTTGGACAATTTAGATGAAAACTCGCTGGTGATCGTGCGCGttggaacgttcgaacgcgaaTGA
- the LOC133392825 gene encoding uncharacterized protein LOC133392825 isoform X1, whose amino-acid sequence MPNTLKSNAIVWHHFSKDPQEKRGKCLHCGQLISYEKSTLSNLRRHLYRKHEEVLRQERDTDTFESVPVHYVWEHFIKQPEEKAKCVYCYSVLGCPKNVVGNLIRHLKSRHPSLVLEQERGQEALFEEVSRTQYHAESIEDSLGTSTSLQELELELDADLFSAEVHQIDGTNLPSSVKIELVHPDTESCPDDADQEVIEEEIINESQQDVVRSGSQQLCAQHCSELRLYHPPRQEINCEDMDASSQYEEHVHHPEETLSSQTMEESIVRTSMLQGESKELELSESPRRQDNFFSIGMKDISMKTAIYATNVAMELECLPLRQRIFAQKLIADVMFHAKLDNLTEYAMILGKVNRPFDV is encoded by the exons ATGCCAAATACCCTCAAATCCAATGCCATCGTGTGGCACCACTTCAGCAAAGATCCGCAGGAGAAACGGGGCAAATGTTTGCACTGCGGCCAGCTGATAAGTTACGAAAAGTCGACCCTATCGAACCTGCGCCGACATTTGTATAGGAAACATGAGGAAGTGTTGCGACAAGAGCGTGATACGGATACG TTCGAGAGCGTACCGGTACACTATGTGTGGGAACACTTTATCAAACAGCCGGAGGAAAAGGCCAAATGCGTTTACTGCTACTCCGTGCTGGGCTGCCCGAAGAACGTGGTGGGCAATCTAATACGCCACCTAAAGTCGCGCCATCCCTCGCTGGTGCTGGAGCAGGAACGCGGGCAGGAGGCACTGTTTGAGGAAGTGTCCCGCACCCAATACCATGCCGAATCGATCGAGGATTCGTTAGGCACCAGCACTTCGCTGCAAGAGCTGGAGCTCGAACTGGATGCTGATCTCTTCTCGGCCGAGGTGCACCAGATCGATGGGACCAATCTGCCTTCATCGGTTAAGATTGAG CTCGTGCATCCAGATACCGAATCCTGTCCCGATGACGCAGATCAGGAAGTGATCGAGGAGGAGATTATAAACGAATCACAGCAGGATGTGGTAAGATCGGGGTCGCAACAACTTTGTGCGCAACACTGTTCTGAACTTCGCTTGTATCACCCACCCCGGCAGGAGATCAATTGTGAGGATATGGATGCTTCTAGCCAGTACGAGGAGCATGTTCACCACCCAGAGGAAACGCTTTCCTCCCAGACGATGGAAGAATCGATCGTACGCACCAGCATGTTGCAAGGGGAAAGCAAGGAGCTGGAGCTGAGCGAATCCCCGCGGAGGCAGGACAACTTCTTCTCCATCGGTATGAAAGACATCAGCATGAAGACGGCCATCTACGCCACGAACGTTGCCATGGAGCTGGAGTGTTTGCCGCTGCGGCAGCGGATCTTTGCGCAAAAGCTCATCGCGGATGTGATGTTTCACGCCAAGCTGGACAACCTGACGGAGTACGCGATGATACTGGGGAAGGTCAATCGGCCGTTCGACGTTTAA
- the LOC133392823 gene encoding zinc finger protein 345-like yields MPPKHCRICYKPDNDDLISVRLKQDDVSIEEMILSLTGISVTGDRRLPQNICLDCLDRLKVAYELRQQCIRTNDWLCEELLGSKADVKVECKAETADAPHSKEPPEVDNGDEEMVQTSVASEVPDLLGEDNGQASSNERVQSDHSDDECNASQENIDGQTESESAECLEMVEELAEEASSLQQLEIEIDTGENECDTKEVYLLSESSSSEEELTIEMIPSEESTVDVEMDLDDGTTEEQYDEEWEQQTSENSPQQSQTTNLQRAMCRISEPNLHTLSVEQGYSIVELRHHRCCCCTDFFPSKEELSEHLRECSADAKSQPDPTARYVCEYCGKQFKLWLVYISHKRLREQRQFYQCQLCHVLLDSATRMISHMLMSEQHANYFKLPRDSIVDRYTSIELPGERCCCCKKYFDRSETRLEHVQLAHRSSAHDAASNLPYGCDACGRRFRSKERLNEHLQYTVDVRQHYCKQCDFQTYNPRRMELHLYSGIHRETGLPAAIELKPLQNSLKKGCRLQYCCFKGCGKPFPHPEALQQHIQAEHRQTLADQKAEAGRISKVINPEHCHECTNCGVIFKSASALHAHRTTALQSNRQAYVCSVCGVRKRTRTDLAAHERAAHTGERPFACEHCDKTFASKKTLASHRLCHTPGQYSCELCGGKFNRKEHLTRHKLLKHGTATIPCEVCGKMFKTRATLTNHMVSHTGEKRFQCRMEGCDKRYGTVGDRRRHEMSVHTQERPHPCAYCDATFVRKRQLTIHERRHRGERPFVCPDCGKDFIDGYPLRVHRRGGCKGKL; encoded by the exons ATGCCTCCCAAGCACTGTCGAATATGTTACAAACCGGACAACGACGATCTGATCTCGGTGCGGCTAAAGCAGGACGATGTTTCCATCGAGGAGATGATTCTGTCCCTCACCGGCATCTCCGTGACGGGCGATCGGCGTTTGCCGCAAAACATTTGCCTCGATTGCTTGGATCGGTTGAAGGTGGCGTACGAGCTTCGGCAGCAGTGCATCCGGACGAACGATTGGCTGTGCGAGGAGCTGTTAGG ATCCAAAGCGGATGTTAAGGTTGAATGTAAAGCAGAAACGGCAGATGCACCTCACTCCAAAGAACCGCCTGAGGTGGATAATGGAGATGAAGAAATGGTACAGACATCGGTCGCCAGTGAAGTCCCCGATTTACTTGGAGAAGACAATGGACAAGCATCGAGCAATGAGCGCGTGCAGTCAGACCATAGCGATGACGAGTGTAACGCTTCTCAAGAAAATATCGATGGACAAACGGAAAGCGAATCTGCAGAATGTCTCGAAATGGTGGAAGAACTTGCAGAAGAAGCATCTTCTCTCCAGCAGCTTGAGATAGAGATTGATACCGGAGAAAACGAATGCGATACAAAAGAGGTCTACCTACTGTCAGAATCTAGCTCCAGCGAGGAAGAACTGACGATAGAAATGATTCCAAGCGAAGAATCGACCGTTGACGTCGAGATGGATTTAGATGATGGTACTACCGAAGAGCAGTACGATGAGGAGTGGGAGCAACAAACGTCCGAAAACTCGCCCCAGCAATCACAAACAACGAATCTACAGCGAGCAATGTGTCGTATTTCGGAGCCCAATTTACACACACTCTCAGTGGAACAGGGATACTCCATCGTGGAATTGCGCCAtcaccgttgctgctgctgtacggaTTTTTTCCCCTCCAAAGAAGAGCTCAGCGAGCATTTGCGAGAATGTAGCGCGGATGCGAAGAGTCAACCCGACCCTACCGCCCGGTACGTTTGTGAGTACTGTGGCAAACAGTTTAAGCTATGGCTGGTCTACATCTCCCACAAGCGTTTGCGAGAGCAGCGCCAGTTTTACCAATGCCAACTGTGCCACGTGCTGCTTGACTCGGCCACGCGCATGATATCGCACATGCTCATGTCGGAACAGCACGCGAACTATTTTAAACTGCCGCGGGATAGTATCGTCGATCGGTACACATCGATCGAACTGCCCGGGgaacgttgctgctgctgcaagaaGTATTTCGATCGGAGCGAAACACGGCTTGAGCACGTGCAGCTTGCGCATCGCTCGAGTGCGCACGATGCGGCGAGCAATCTACCCTACGGTTGCGATGCGTGTGGTCGAAGATTTAGGAGTAAGGAGCGGCTGAACGAACATCTCCAGTACACGGTGGACGTTAGGCAGCACTACTGCAAGCAGTGCGACTTTCAAACGTACAACCCGAGACGCATGGAGCTGCACCTGTACAGTGGCATTCATCGGGAAACGGGGCTGCCGGCGGCAATCGAGCTGAAGCCGCTGCAAAACAGCTTGAAGAAGGGATGCCGGTTACAGTACTGTTGCTTCAAGGGATGTGGCAAACCATTCCCCCACCCGGAAGCGTTGCAGCAACACATCCAAGCGGAACACCGGCAAACGTTAGCGGACCAGAAGGCTGAAGCGGGCCGCATTAGCAAGGTGATAAATCCGGAACATTGTCACGAATGCACCAACTGCGGTGTAATATTTAAAAGTGCGTCCGCGCTGCACGCCCACCGAACTACCGCACTGCAAAGCAATCGCCAAGCGTACGTCTGCTCCGTGTGTGGTGTGCGCAAGCGAACTCGCACCGATCTGGCCGCGCACGAGCGGGCGGCACACACCGGCGAACGACCCTTCGCGTGCGAACACTGCGACAAAACGTTTGCGTCGAAGAAAACGCTCGCCTCGCACCGACTCTGCCACACGCCCGGACAGTACTCGTGCGAGCTGTGCGGGGGGAAGTTCAACCGTAAGGAGCATCTGACCCGCCACAAGCTGCTGAAGCACGGGACGGCCACCATTCCGTGCGAGGTGTGCgggaaaatgtttaaaacccGCGCCACGCTCACCAACCACATGGTGTCGCATACGGGCGAGAAGCGGTTCCAGTGCCGGATGGAGGGGTGCGACAAGCGGTACGGGACGGTGGGCGATCGGCGCCGGCACGAGATGTCGGTCCACACGCAGGAACGGCCCCATCCGTGCGCGTACTGCGACGCAACGTTCGTGCGGAAGCGCCAGCTGACGATACACGAGCGGCGGCACAGGGGCGAGAGGCCGTTCGTGTGTCCGGACTGTGGGAAGGACTTCATCGATGGTTATCCGCTGCGGGTGCACCGGCGGGGCGGCTGTAAGGGCAAGCTGTGA
- the LOC4578202 gene encoding uncharacterized protein LOC4578202 isoform X2 yields MSGPRSNLWSFFTRDPTGKTAKCALCNQLMSVEKSTYSNLRRHILRKHPSRRHEVAPRQKTLHNAMWKHFSKEPEKRAKCRHCGTVLTYKYTTSSLGRHMQNKHVKILLEEQQSSAAQFEEEYEEVYEEEGEEEEPGVFPVHSDEERSQYAAGGCVSGNESDGEMECGGGLIELQPVKNDGLTEPIKLEIVDLNPEPTSNDDPDHELIEGSIHHHHHHQSSRITQYDEEAAMMHHHHHHHELGQEDDLSEVIEETVIGQIMGPEGTAHPGPADPTATEDEERKASAGCLISSSMKHINTKVATFAVHTALEMESLAAQQRIIAQKLVSDILFNAKLDNLDENSLVIVRVGTFERE; encoded by the exons ATGTCCGGTCCACGTTCCAACCTGTGGTCCTTCTTTACCAGAGACCCAACGGGGAAAACAGCCAAATGCGCCCTCTGCAATCAGCTAATGTCGGTGGAAAAGTCAACGTACTCCAATCTGCGCAGGCACATCCTGAGGAAGCATCCTTCCAGACGCCATGAAGTCGCACCACGT CAAAAGACACTACACAATGCAATGTGGAAACACTTCAGCAAGGAGCCCGAAAAGCGGGCCAAATGCCGGCACTGCGGTACGGTGCTCACGTACAAGTACACGACGTCCAGCCTGGGCCGGCacatgcaaaacaaacacgtcAAGATACTGCTGGAGGAGCAGCAAAGCAGCGCGGCCCAGTTCGAGGAGGAGTACGAGGAGGTGTAcgaggaggagggggaggaggaggagccgGGGGTGTTTCCGGTGCATAGCGACGAAGAGCGTAGCCAGTACGCTGCGGGTGGTTGCGTGTCGGGCAACGAGTCGGACGGGGAAATGGAGTGTGGCGGTGGGTTGATTGAACTGCAGCCGGTGAAAAACGATGGACTAACGGAACCGATCAAGCTGGAG ATCGTTGACCTAAATCCGGAACCAACCTCGAATGACGATCCGGATCATGAACTGATCGAGGGCAGCatacaccatcaccaccatcaccagtcAAGCCGG ATAACCCAGTACGATGAAGAAGCGGCCAtgatgcaccaccaccaccaccaccacgagctCGGACAGGAGGACGACCTGTCGGAGGTAATAGAAGAGACGGTGATAGGACAGATCATGGGCCCGGAGGGCACGGCACACCCCGGCCCGGCCGACCCAACCGCAACGGAGGATGAAGAGCGGAAAGCTAGTGCCGGTTGCCTGATAAGCTCCAGCATGAAACATATTAACACCAAAGTGGCCACTTTCGCCGTCCATACAGCGCTCGAGATGGAAAGCCTGGCGGCGCAGCAGCGAATAATAGCGCAAAAGCTTGTATCGGACATACTGTTCAATGCAAAGTTGGACAATTTAGATGAAAACTCGCTGGTGATCGTGCGCGttggaacgttcgaacgcgaaTGA
- the LOC133392825 gene encoding uncharacterized protein LOC133392825 isoform X2, which translates to MPNTLKSNAIVWHHFSKDPQEKRGKCLHCGQLISYEKSTLSNLRRHLYRKHEEVLRQERDTDTFESVPVHYVWEHFIKQPEEKAKCVYCYSVLGCPKNVVGNLIRHLKSRHPSLVLEQERGQEALFEEVSRTQYHAESIEDSLGTSTSLQELELELDADLFSAEVHQIDGTNLPSSVKIELVHPDTESCPDDADQEVIEEEIINESQQDVEINCEDMDASSQYEEHVHHPEETLSSQTMEESIVRTSMLQGESKELELSESPRRQDNFFSIGMKDISMKTAIYATNVAMELECLPLRQRIFAQKLIADVMFHAKLDNLTEYAMILGKVNRPFDV; encoded by the exons ATGCCAAATACCCTCAAATCCAATGCCATCGTGTGGCACCACTTCAGCAAAGATCCGCAGGAGAAACGGGGCAAATGTTTGCACTGCGGCCAGCTGATAAGTTACGAAAAGTCGACCCTATCGAACCTGCGCCGACATTTGTATAGGAAACATGAGGAAGTGTTGCGACAAGAGCGTGATACGGATACG TTCGAGAGCGTACCGGTACACTATGTGTGGGAACACTTTATCAAACAGCCGGAGGAAAAGGCCAAATGCGTTTACTGCTACTCCGTGCTGGGCTGCCCGAAGAACGTGGTGGGCAATCTAATACGCCACCTAAAGTCGCGCCATCCCTCGCTGGTGCTGGAGCAGGAACGCGGGCAGGAGGCACTGTTTGAGGAAGTGTCCCGCACCCAATACCATGCCGAATCGATCGAGGATTCGTTAGGCACCAGCACTTCGCTGCAAGAGCTGGAGCTCGAACTGGATGCTGATCTCTTCTCGGCCGAGGTGCACCAGATCGATGGGACCAATCTGCCTTCATCGGTTAAGATTGAG CTCGTGCATCCAGATACCGAATCCTGTCCCGATGACGCAGATCAGGAAGTGATCGAGGAGGAGATTATAAACGAATCACAGCAGGATGTG GAGATCAATTGTGAGGATATGGATGCTTCTAGCCAGTACGAGGAGCATGTTCACCACCCAGAGGAAACGCTTTCCTCCCAGACGATGGAAGAATCGATCGTACGCACCAGCATGTTGCAAGGGGAAAGCAAGGAGCTGGAGCTGAGCGAATCCCCGCGGAGGCAGGACAACTTCTTCTCCATCGGTATGAAAGACATCAGCATGAAGACGGCCATCTACGCCACGAACGTTGCCATGGAGCTGGAGTGTTTGCCGCTGCGGCAGCGGATCTTTGCGCAAAAGCTCATCGCGGATGTGATGTTTCACGCCAAGCTGGACAACCTGACGGAGTACGCGATGATACTGGGGAAGGTCAATCGGCCGTTCGACGTTTAA
- the LOC133392824 gene encoding transcriptional repressor protein YY1 → MMSSHHHLHHSHHHQHDNIMSEVEVPDANIVEEVDGSAGFGAEIDYDQYGGVDGHYEEVTCETEDSQGGLMGHHHHHHHHHHHHLGHPGDDDEEILQHEPDIGQAVHEEVLDSSGDALCVYGDINLENEIYIESATTTPGPSSRKRKSLKQSRSGGGMMNRIRANDGNVHHHSSGSHHHHGLTAVEQLDVNHKRRRWEQKQVQIKTMEGEFSVTMWASGTDDDDGSNPEIDPDYTEYMTGKKITPDSCDSMPGIDLSDPKQLSEFTRPSHKSKGGSGGIGSVKLSSSASSLLLAASPDGPGMILGGDGGSTGGGGGGGGRSSSDVSDRNIACPHKGCTKMFRDNSAMRKHLHTHGPRVHVCAECGKSFVESSKLKRHQLVHTGEKPFQCTFEGCGKRFSLDFNLRTHVRIHTGDRPYVCPFDGCNKKFAQSTNLKSHILTHAKAKRNSSSGSSGGGGSSSRHQSVAQAAAASSPHHSGAGNTILPPQAFVKMESVEIDNDASQYILYTD, encoded by the coding sequence ATGATGTCCTCCCATCATCATCTGCATCACtcgcaccatcatcagcacgATAACATCATGTCTGAGGTGGAGGTGCCGGACGCGAACATCGTGGAGGAGGTGGACGGCAGTGCCGGGTTCGGGGCGGAGATCGACTACGACCAGTACGGCGGGGTGGACGGCCACTACGAGGAGGTGACGTGCGAGACGGAAGACTCGCAGGGGGGGCTGATGgggcaccatcaccatcaccatcaccatcatcaccatcatctcgGGCACCCGGGGGACGACGATGAGGAGATACTGCAGCACGAGCCGGACATTGGGCAGGCGGTGCACGAGGAGGTGCTGGATTCGTCCGGCGATGCGCTGTGCGTGTACGGTGACATCAATCTGGAGAACGAAATCTACATCGAGTCGGCGACGACCACGCCGGGCCCGTCGTCCCGCAAGCGCAAATCGCTCAAGCAGTCGCGCAGCGGCGGCGGTATGATGAACCGCATCCGGGCGAACGATGGCAACGTGCACCATcacagcagcggcagccaccatcatcacggGCTGACGGCGGTGGAGCAGCTGGACGTGAATCACAAGCGGCGCCGGTGGGAGCAGAAGCAGGTGCAGATCAAAACGATGGAGGGCGAGTTCAGCGTGACGATGTGGGCGTCCGgcacggacgacgacgacggctcGAACCCGGAGATCGACCCGGACTACACGGAGTACATGACGGGCAAGAAGATCACGCCGGACAGCTGCGACAGCATGCCGGGCATCGATCTGTCCGACCCGAAGCAGCTGAGCGAGTTCACCCGCCCGTCCCACAAATCGAAAGGCGGCAGTGGGGGCATCGGCAGTGTCAAGCTGTCCTCCAGCGCATCCAGCTTGCTGCTGGCGGCGTCCCCGGACGGCCCCGGCATGATACTCGGTGGCGACGGTGGCAGCAccgggggcggcggcggcggtggcggacGGTCATCGTCGGACGTGTCCGATCGCAACATTGCCTGCCCGCACAAGGGCTGCACGAAGATGTTCCGGGACAACTCGGCGATGCGCAAGCACCTGCACACGCACGGGCCGCGGGTGCACGTGTGCGCCGAGTGCGGCAAATCGTTCGTGGAGAGCTCGAAGCTGAAGCGCCACCAGCTGGTGCACACGGGCGAGAAACCATTCCAGTGTACGTTCGAGGGCTGCGGCAAGCGGTTCTCGCTCGACTTCAACCTGCGGACGCACGTGCGGATACACACCGGCGACCGGCCGTACGTCTGCCCGTTCGACGGCTGCAACAAGAAGTTCGCCCAGTCGACCAACCTCAAATCTCACATTCTGACGCACGCGAAGGCGaagcgcaacagcagcagtggcagcagcggtggcgggggcagcagcagccgacaCCAGAGCGTGGCACAGGCGGCCGCCGCCTCCTCGCCGCATCATTCGGGCGCGGGCAACACCATCCTGCCGCCGCAAGCCTTCGTCAAGATGGAATCGGTCGAGATTGACAACGATGCGTCGCAGTACATTCTCTACACGGATTAA